A DNA window from Hymenobacter aquaticus contains the following coding sequences:
- a CDS encoding FecCD family ABC transporter permease, with product MSRRAAPWILASLALMAVLVVLGLRIGSFATDYAFIGSTLLHYNSHDPAQLALVELRLPRIVMALLAGGGLAVSGYLMQAMVNNALADPYLLGTASGASLGAILCFSLVPSLTVAGLYLPPLAALAGALATTLLVVALGSQRGQLIPGQLLLAGVAISSLTAALGGLLSFLASSEGQLRTVVFWAMGSFERAGWDVLPYPAGALAAALLLLVFLQKDLNVLLLGEERAQTLGVHVARTRWILVVTAAALTGCVVALCGPVGFVGLMVPHLTRWLLGVTGRANLLFCALLGADFLLGCDLLARLLYPPAGLPVGLITALFGVPFFVYLLRKKRVAL from the coding sequence ATGAGCCGCCGGGCCGCCCCCTGGATTCTGGCCAGCCTCGCGCTGATGGCCGTGCTGGTCGTGCTGGGGCTGCGCATCGGCAGCTTCGCCACCGATTACGCCTTTATCGGAAGCACGCTGCTGCATTATAATTCCCACGACCCGGCCCAGCTGGCGTTGGTGGAGCTGCGGCTGCCGCGCATCGTTATGGCTCTGCTGGCCGGCGGGGGGCTGGCCGTGAGTGGCTACCTGATGCAGGCTATGGTCAACAACGCCCTGGCCGACCCGTATCTGCTGGGGACGGCCTCGGGGGCTTCTTTGGGGGCTATTCTGTGCTTTTCCCTGGTGCCCAGCCTCACCGTGGCGGGCCTCTACCTGCCGCCGCTGGCCGCCCTGGCCGGCGCCCTGGCCACCACGCTGCTGGTGGTGGCGCTGGGCAGCCAGCGGGGCCAGCTGATTCCCGGGCAGCTGCTGCTGGCCGGCGTGGCCATCAGCTCCCTCACCGCCGCGCTGGGCGGGCTGCTGTCGTTTCTGGCCAGCTCCGAAGGCCAGCTGCGCACGGTGGTGTTCTGGGCTATGGGCAGCTTCGAGCGGGCCGGCTGGGACGTGCTGCCGTACCCGGCCGGGGCGTTGGCGGCGGCGCTGTTGCTGCTCGTATTCCTGCAAAAAGACCTCAACGTGCTGCTCCTGGGCGAGGAGCGGGCCCAGACCCTGGGCGTGCACGTAGCCCGCACCCGCTGGATTCTGGTCGTGACGGCCGCCGCCCTGACCGGCTGCGTGGTGGCCCTGTGCGGCCCCGTGGGCTTCGTGGGCTTGATGGTGCCCCACCTCACGCGGTGGCTGCTGGGCGTCACGGGCCGGGCCAACCTGCTGTTCTGCGCTCTGCTCGGGGCCGACTTCCTGCTGGGCTGCGACCTGCTGGCCCGGCTGCTCTACCCGCCGGCCGGTCTGCCCGTTGGTCTTATCACGGCCTTATTCGGCGTACCGTTCTTCGTATATTTGCTGCGCAAAAAGCGCGTTGCGCTTTAA
- the rfaD gene encoding ADP-glyceromanno-heptose 6-epimerase, whose translation MIVVTGAAGFIASCLVTRLNAANFNDIVVVDNFAVERKLANLKGKRLREYVDRNEFFDWLDQNHEQVEFIFHLGARTDTTEQDKAIFDLLNVEYSQKMWRACCQYQLPLVYASSAATYGSGTLGYSDDDALLPLLRPLNPYGDSKNDFDNWAVQQAEKPFFWAGLKFFNVYGPNEYHKGRMASVIFHAFEQIRQHGSMTLFRSHNPDYADGEQQRDFVYVKDLVEVCFFLMQNRQHSGIYNLGTGEARTFLDLTLNTFKALDRPADIRFRDTPEDIRDTYQYFTQADMSKLRSIGYDRPFTKLEDGIDDYVRNYLVPGLYL comes from the coding sequence ATGATTGTTGTCACCGGAGCGGCCGGCTTTATTGCCAGCTGCCTTGTTACCCGCCTGAACGCCGCCAACTTCAACGACATTGTCGTGGTGGATAATTTCGCCGTGGAGCGCAAGCTCGCCAACCTGAAAGGCAAGCGCCTGCGCGAGTACGTGGACCGCAACGAGTTTTTCGACTGGCTCGACCAAAACCACGAGCAGGTGGAGTTCATCTTCCACCTCGGGGCCCGCACCGACACCACCGAGCAGGACAAGGCCATCTTCGACCTGCTCAACGTGGAGTACTCGCAGAAAATGTGGCGGGCCTGCTGCCAGTATCAGCTGCCGCTGGTGTATGCCTCCTCGGCGGCCACCTACGGCTCGGGCACGCTGGGCTACTCCGACGACGACGCCCTGCTGCCCCTGCTGCGCCCCCTGAACCCTTACGGCGACTCGAAGAACGACTTCGACAACTGGGCCGTGCAGCAGGCGGAAAAGCCGTTTTTCTGGGCCGGCCTGAAGTTTTTCAACGTGTACGGGCCCAACGAGTACCACAAGGGCCGCATGGCTTCGGTGATTTTCCATGCCTTCGAGCAGATCCGGCAGCACGGCTCCATGACGCTGTTCCGCTCCCACAACCCCGATTACGCCGACGGCGAGCAGCAGCGCGACTTCGTGTACGTGAAGGACCTGGTGGAAGTGTGCTTCTTTCTGATGCAGAACCGCCAGCACTCGGGCATCTACAACCTGGGCACCGGCGAGGCGCGCACCTTCCTGGATCTGACCCTGAACACGTTCAAAGCCCTGGACCGCCCCGCCGACATCCGCTTCCGCGACACGCCCGAGGACATCCGCGACACCTACCAGTACTTCACCCAGGCCGACATGAGCAAGCTGCGCAGCATCGGCTACGACCGGCCCTTCACCAAGCTCGAAGACGGCATCGACGACTACGTGCGCAACTATCTGGTGCCGGGCCTGTACCTGTAA
- a CDS encoding FAD/NAD(P)-binding protein, translated as MSRRTITILGGGFSGSMLLVQLAQLPGGPYAWDVHLVEPRPVPGPGLAYSARRKEYLLNVRAPFLSAFPQQPTHFTDWLANSKATACEGGFCSRQTYGRYLQQLTEEVLAWPSRNGIRFFCHHQKAVAATPDPAGQTATVRLADGHEIVSEQVVLALGNFAPAPNLRLSPEVRRHARYHPNPWGPQALLNIAPDDTVLLIGSGLTAVDVLLGLAADGHYGQVTVVARSGRWPTVHGPLGQTYPSFYATDLAGLTTVAEVVRVVRRHVRAARAQGHDWRPVIDSLRPHLGQIWQAWPLAEQARFLRHVASIWSVVRHRSPPQNAQAVQRMLDAGLVRMQLGKVEDIQASGPDLQVTIARRGQQARLTVQHVISCTGPLLDYSRITDPLVSSLRAAGHLVPDALHLGITTDEHGALRDAAGNPSGIFFTLGPSRRPAYFESTAVPELRQQALALAHHLQTLGIRA; from the coding sequence GTGTCACGACGAACCATTACGATTCTGGGCGGAGGCTTCTCCGGCTCCATGCTGCTGGTGCAGCTCGCGCAGCTGCCCGGCGGCCCCTACGCGTGGGACGTGCACCTGGTGGAGCCCCGTCCCGTGCCGGGGCCGGGACTGGCGTATTCGGCGCGCCGCAAAGAATACCTGCTCAACGTGCGGGCCCCTTTCCTGAGCGCCTTCCCCCAGCAGCCCACCCACTTCACCGACTGGCTGGCCAACAGCAAGGCCACCGCGTGTGAGGGCGGCTTCTGCTCCCGCCAAACCTACGGCCGCTACCTGCAACAGCTCACAGAAGAGGTTCTGGCCTGGCCTTCCCGGAACGGCATCCGCTTTTTTTGTCATCATCAGAAGGCCGTGGCCGCCACGCCCGACCCGGCCGGGCAAACGGCCACCGTGCGCCTGGCCGACGGCCACGAAATCGTCAGTGAGCAGGTGGTGCTGGCCCTCGGCAACTTTGCGCCGGCTCCCAACCTCCGGCTGAGCCCGGAAGTGCGCCGCCACGCCCGCTACCACCCCAACCCCTGGGGCCCGCAGGCCCTGCTCAACATTGCGCCCGACGATACGGTGCTGCTCATCGGCTCGGGCCTCACGGCCGTGGACGTGCTGCTGGGCCTGGCCGCCGACGGGCACTACGGGCAGGTAACGGTCGTAGCCCGCAGTGGCCGCTGGCCGACGGTGCACGGCCCATTGGGCCAGACTTACCCCAGCTTCTACGCTACCGACTTGGCCGGCCTCACTACCGTGGCCGAGGTGGTGCGGGTGGTGCGCCGCCACGTGCGCGCGGCCCGGGCGCAAGGCCACGACTGGCGCCCGGTTATCGACTCGTTGCGGCCCCACCTGGGTCAGATCTGGCAGGCGTGGCCGCTGGCCGAGCAGGCGCGCTTTCTGCGCCACGTGGCTTCCATCTGGTCGGTGGTGCGGCACCGCAGCCCGCCCCAGAACGCCCAGGCCGTGCAGCGCATGCTGGATGCGGGCCTGGTGCGCATGCAGCTGGGCAAGGTGGAAGATATTCAGGCCAGCGGCCCCGATTTGCAAGTGACCATAGCCCGGCGGGGGCAGCAGGCCCGCCTCACGGTGCAGCACGTTATTTCCTGCACCGGCCCCCTACTCGACTACAGCCGGATTACGGACCCGCTGGTAAGCAGCCTGCGCGCCGCCGGCCACCTGGTGCCCGACGCGCTGCACCTGGGCATCACCACGGATGAGCACGGCGCCCTGCGCGACGCGGCCGGCAACCCGTCCGGTATCTTTTTCACCCTGGGCCCCAGCCGGCGGCCCGCCTACTTCGAGTCGACGGCGGTGCCCGAGCTGCGGCAGCAGGCCTTGGCGCTGGCTCACCACCTGCAGACGCTTGGCATCAGGGCCTGA
- a CDS encoding ABC transporter substrate-binding protein yields MMRFPFPLSTLLWSALLLTATVGCQSHDQPAAGAAAPATQRVTDDVGHQLTIPARPRRIMSLAASMTEMLFAVADTATIVARTQVCDYPKAALRKQVISSYPLDLEGLVALHPDVVFTTEGITSLDDIARLEKLGIPVYCQRYTSVEDVLRGITDLGRLLNRPAPARHLTDSLRTALRAVEQLPRPGRPPAVLAITWQDPIYVYGENTLFTDKIRRAGGRNAVTEHFAQPYPALTREYILKLNPEVLIGGSFGKLDSTFFKAYPELKRIKAYQNHRVYAVTGDLMERPSPRVVESVRELQRLIWAPPAP; encoded by the coding sequence ATGATGCGTTTTCCGTTTCCGCTGTCGACTCTGCTTTGGTCCGCGTTGCTGCTCACTGCCACGGTCGGCTGCCAATCCCACGACCAGCCGGCGGCCGGCGCCGCGGCCCCGGCCACGCAGCGCGTCACCGACGACGTGGGCCACCAGCTCACCATTCCGGCCCGGCCGCGCCGCATCATGTCGTTGGCCGCCTCGATGACCGAAATGCTGTTTGCCGTGGCCGATACCGCCACCATCGTGGCCCGCACCCAGGTGTGCGACTATCCCAAAGCGGCCCTGCGCAAGCAGGTTATCAGCAGCTACCCGCTCGACCTGGAAGGCCTCGTGGCCCTGCACCCCGACGTGGTGTTTACTACCGAAGGCATTACGTCCCTGGATGATATTGCCCGGCTGGAAAAGCTCGGTATTCCGGTGTATTGCCAGCGCTACACGTCTGTGGAGGATGTGCTGCGCGGCATCACCGACCTGGGCCGCCTGCTGAACCGCCCCGCCCCGGCCCGCCACCTCACCGATTCGCTCCGGACCGCGCTACGGGCCGTCGAGCAGCTGCCCCGGCCCGGCCGGCCGCCGGCGGTGCTGGCCATTACCTGGCAGGACCCGATTTACGTCTACGGCGAGAATACGCTGTTTACGGATAAAATCCGCCGGGCCGGGGGCCGCAATGCCGTAACCGAGCACTTCGCCCAGCCCTACCCGGCCCTGACGCGCGAGTACATCCTCAAGCTCAATCCGGAGGTGCTCATCGGCGGCAGCTTCGGCAAGCTGGACAGCACCTTTTTCAAAGCTTACCCCGAGCTGAAGCGGATCAAGGCGTACCAGAACCACCGGGTCTACGCCGTAACCGGCGACCTGATGGAGCGGCCCAGCCCGCGCGTGGTCGAGTCGGTGCGGGAGCTGCAACGCCTGATCTGGGCCCCGCCCGCCCCATGA
- a CDS encoding HTTM domain-containing protein yields MPRILRFLRRPFVVDLRALALLRIGVAAVVLLDVAIRSTDLEAHYSNLGVLPLHVLYQYCWNPYQFSLHAASGLWQAQAVLFLLEAAGAVALLVGYHTRLATFVTWLLLVSVQNRNPLIGQGGDDLLRMLLFWALFLPWGRLYSVDARGRERPARLTYFSAATVAYIVQIALVYWCTALLKSAPEWTTEGTALYYALSLDQVLLPGGRLLYPYPGLLHWLTFATYYTELLLPFVLFIPFRVTWWRLFFVGVMYLFHLGISLTLFVGLFFLINMASVLGLLPPVVLDWLDKRLARGRQRLGPRVAARLARVRPHLARLRLPVRLRLEPGFQLTDSRRALLRHLRNAAVTVLLGYVLWWNLDSVNQPSLYMSQPLRWFGYLFRVDQHWGMFAPAVFKDDGWYILDGTTRQGQHLDLNRQGQPTTYAKPASVVALFKNDRWRKYSENYLFVSNEYMRPYYCNYLLRIWHEDPTHPPLRRLEVIYMKEVSLPDYQVSVPKRELLCGCEPQP; encoded by the coding sequence ATGCCCCGGATTCTACGCTTTCTGCGCCGTCCTTTCGTTGTCGACCTGCGGGCCCTGGCCCTGCTGCGCATCGGGGTAGCCGCCGTTGTGCTGCTCGACGTTGCCATTCGCAGCACCGATCTGGAAGCCCACTATTCCAACCTGGGCGTGCTGCCCCTGCACGTGTTGTACCAGTACTGCTGGAACCCCTACCAGTTCTCGCTGCACGCGGCCAGCGGCTTGTGGCAGGCGCAGGCGGTATTGTTTCTGCTGGAAGCCGCTGGGGCCGTGGCCCTGCTGGTGGGCTACCACACCCGCCTGGCGACGTTTGTGACCTGGCTGCTGCTGGTGTCGGTGCAAAACCGCAACCCGCTTATCGGGCAGGGCGGCGACGATTTATTGCGGATGCTGCTGTTCTGGGCCCTGTTTCTGCCCTGGGGCCGCCTGTATTCCGTGGATGCGCGCGGCCGGGAGCGGCCCGCCCGGCTCACGTACTTCAGCGCCGCCACCGTGGCTTACATCGTCCAGATTGCGCTGGTGTACTGGTGCACGGCCCTGCTGAAAAGCGCCCCGGAGTGGACCACCGAGGGCACGGCCCTCTACTACGCCCTCAGCCTCGACCAGGTGCTGCTGCCGGGCGGGCGCCTGCTTTACCCCTACCCTGGGCTGCTGCACTGGCTCACGTTTGCCACCTATTACACCGAGCTGCTGCTGCCATTCGTGCTCTTTATTCCGTTTCGGGTCACATGGTGGCGGCTGTTTTTTGTGGGCGTCATGTACTTGTTCCACCTGGGCATCAGCCTTACGCTGTTCGTCGGGCTGTTTTTCCTGATCAACATGGCCTCGGTGCTGGGGCTGCTGCCGCCTGTCGTCCTCGACTGGCTCGACAAGCGCCTGGCCCGGGGCCGCCAGCGGCTGGGCCCTCGGGTGGCGGCGCGCTTGGCAAGGGTACGGCCGCACCTGGCCCGCCTGCGGCTGCCCGTGCGGCTGCGCCTGGAACCCGGCTTTCAGCTCACGGACAGCCGCCGCGCTCTGCTGCGCCACCTGCGCAACGCGGCCGTGACCGTGCTGCTGGGCTACGTGCTCTGGTGGAACCTGGACAGCGTGAACCAACCCTCGCTGTACATGTCGCAGCCGCTGCGCTGGTTTGGCTACCTGTTTCGCGTCGACCAGCACTGGGGCATGTTCGCGCCGGCCGTGTTCAAGGACGACGGCTGGTACATTCTGGACGGCACCACCCGGCAGGGGCAGCACCTGGATTTGAACCGGCAGGGCCAGCCCACCACCTACGCCAAGCCGGCCTCGGTGGTGGCGCTCTTCAAAAATGACCGGTGGCGCAAGTACAGCGAGAATTATCTGTTCGTGAGCAACGAGTACATGCGGCCCTACTACTGCAACTACCTGCTGCGCATCTGGCACGAAGACCCCACGCACCCGCCCCTGCGCCGCCTGGAGGTCATTTACATGAAGGAAGTGTCGTTGCCCGACTACCAGGTTTCCGTGCCAAAGCGCGAGCTGCTGTGCGGCTGCGAACCTCAACCGTAG
- a CDS encoding zinc-binding dehydrogenase — MQALQIDGINEPAHLQEIPTPVPGPGQVLVQLHAAALNHRDVWIQKGQYAGLKFPCVLGSDGAGVVTEVGDGADASLRGQAVLINPGHNWGDNPRAQARSFTILGLPAQGTFAEYVCVGARYVCPLPRHLSFEQGAALPLGGVTAYRAAFTRAGLQAGERVLITGIGGGVALLALQMAVAVGAEVWVTSGSAEKLDRARQLGARGGISYQEEKWAGTLVKQAGGPFDVIIDSAAGPGFDALLDAAAPGGRIVFYGGTLGAIPQLSPAKVFWKQLSILGSTMGTEQDFAAMVALFEQHQLVPVVDQVFPLAEGEAALRRMDQGQQFGKIVLKIRD; from the coding sequence ATGCAGGCTCTCCAAATCGACGGCATCAACGAACCCGCCCACCTCCAGGAAATTCCCACGCCCGTGCCCGGTCCCGGCCAGGTGCTGGTGCAGCTGCACGCGGCGGCCCTCAACCACCGCGACGTCTGGATTCAGAAGGGCCAGTACGCCGGTCTGAAGTTTCCCTGCGTGCTGGGTTCCGACGGGGCCGGCGTCGTTACCGAAGTAGGCGACGGCGCCGATGCCAGCCTGCGGGGCCAGGCCGTGCTTATCAACCCCGGCCACAACTGGGGCGACAACCCGCGGGCCCAGGCGCGCAGCTTCACCATTCTGGGGTTGCCCGCGCAAGGCACCTTCGCCGAGTACGTGTGTGTCGGGGCCCGCTACGTGTGCCCGTTGCCCCGGCACCTGAGCTTCGAGCAGGGGGCCGCGTTGCCGCTCGGCGGCGTCACGGCCTACCGGGCCGCGTTTACCCGGGCGGGGTTGCAGGCCGGCGAGCGGGTGCTGATTACCGGCATTGGCGGCGGCGTGGCGTTGCTGGCCCTGCAAATGGCCGTAGCCGTTGGAGCCGAGGTGTGGGTCACGTCGGGCTCGGCCGAAAAGCTGGACCGGGCCCGGCAGCTCGGGGCCCGGGGCGGCATCAGCTACCAGGAAGAAAAATGGGCCGGCACGCTGGTCAAGCAGGCCGGCGGCCCCTTCGACGTGATTATCGACAGTGCGGCCGGCCCGGGCTTCGACGCCCTGCTCGACGCGGCCGCGCCGGGTGGGCGCATCGTGTTCTACGGCGGCACGCTGGGGGCCATTCCGCAGCTGTCCCCGGCCAAGGTGTTCTGGAAGCAGCTCTCCATCCTGGGCTCGACGATGGGCACCGAGCAGGATTTTGCCGCCATGGTCGCCCTGTTCGAGCAGCACCAGCTGGTCCCGGTCGTCGACCAGGTATTTCCCCTGGCCGAGGGCGAAGCCGCGTTGCGCCGCATGGATCAGGGCCAGCAATTCGGGAAAATCGTGCTGAAAATCAGAGACTGA
- a CDS encoding Dph6-related ATP pyrophosphatase: protein MPIPALMNWSGGKDSALALYHALRDPRYAVRHLLTSVSQPYQRVSMHGVRVALLEAQAQQIGLPLTKLELPEAPDMTQYEELMRATLAPLQAQGLHHAIFGDIFLEDLRAYREQQLARVQMQAVFPLWQRSSADILREYLALGFRAVVVCVNEAHLDQSFCGRLLDEDFLRDLPPGVDPCGENGEYHSFVFEAPYFRQPIAFTRGEIVRRTYPAPDGAAPAGFWYCDLLPAD, encoded by the coding sequence ATGCCTATTCCAGCCCTGATGAACTGGAGCGGGGGCAAAGACTCGGCCCTGGCGCTCTACCATGCCCTCCGCGACCCGCGCTACGCGGTGCGCCACCTGCTCACGAGCGTGAGCCAGCCCTACCAGCGCGTGTCGATGCACGGCGTGCGGGTGGCCCTGCTCGAAGCCCAGGCCCAACAGATTGGCCTGCCGCTCACCAAGCTAGAGCTGCCCGAAGCGCCGGACATGACCCAGTACGAAGAGCTGATGCGCGCCACGTTGGCCCCGCTGCAAGCCCAGGGCCTGCACCACGCCATCTTCGGCGACATTTTCCTGGAAGACCTGCGCGCCTACCGCGAGCAGCAACTGGCCCGGGTGCAAATGCAGGCCGTATTTCCGCTGTGGCAGCGCAGCAGCGCCGATATTCTGCGTGAGTACCTGGCCTTGGGCTTCCGGGCGGTGGTGGTGTGCGTAAACGAGGCCCACCTCGACCAGAGCTTCTGCGGCCGCCTGCTCGACGAGGATTTTCTGCGCGACCTGCCGCCCGGCGTCGACCCCTGCGGCGAAAACGGCGAGTACCACAGCTTCGTGTTTGAGGCGCCCTACTTTCGCCAGCCCATTGCCTTCACCCGGGGTGAAATCGTGCGCCGCACCTACCCGGCCCCCGACGGGGCCGCGCCGGCGGGCTTCTGGTACTGCGACCTGCTGCCCGCCGACTGA
- a CDS encoding MBL fold metallo-hydrolase, which yields MPNTANRANTPALQAVVPGVWGLRNVFANLYFVRDTSSPLEPWVLVDAGLPGSAEKIKHHAETIFGPNNPPAAIILTHGHFDHVGALKTLAQEWNVPVYAHPLELPYLTGRSSYPPPDPTVGGGAMAAMSFLYPKKPIDLGSRVQPLPLNGTVPFLSEWRWVHTPGHTPGHVSFFREYDRTLLSGDAFVTVKQESGAEVWEQRQEVHGPPAYFTPDWQQARASVEKLAALEPQIAATGHGIPMHGEELRRQLHELALHFEQRAVPAQGRYVGHPAVADETGVVSVPPATESLLPKWVIGAALVGGLGYLLLRDKPKARRGHHEYAERYARRHRDSYEF from the coding sequence ATGCCAAACACCGCAAACCGCGCCAATACGCCCGCGCTTCAGGCTGTCGTGCCCGGAGTCTGGGGGCTGCGCAACGTCTTCGCCAACCTGTATTTCGTGCGCGACACCTCTTCGCCGCTGGAGCCCTGGGTGCTCGTCGACGCGGGCCTGCCGGGCTCGGCGGAGAAGATCAAGCACCACGCCGAAACGATTTTCGGCCCCAACAACCCGCCGGCGGCCATTATCCTGACCCACGGCCACTTCGACCACGTCGGGGCCCTCAAAACGCTGGCCCAGGAGTGGAACGTGCCGGTGTATGCCCACCCGCTGGAGCTGCCCTACCTCACCGGCCGCTCGTCGTATCCGCCGCCCGACCCCACGGTGGGCGGGGGCGCTATGGCGGCCATGTCGTTTCTCTACCCCAAAAAGCCCATCGACCTGGGCTCCCGGGTGCAGCCCCTGCCCCTGAACGGCACCGTGCCGTTTCTCTCGGAGTGGCGCTGGGTGCATACGCCGGGCCATACGCCGGGCCACGTGTCCTTTTTCCGGGAGTACGACCGGACCCTGCTCAGCGGCGACGCCTTCGTGACGGTGAAGCAGGAGTCGGGCGCGGAGGTGTGGGAGCAGCGCCAGGAAGTGCACGGCCCGCCCGCCTATTTCACCCCCGACTGGCAGCAAGCCCGGGCTTCGGTAGAAAAGCTGGCCGCCCTGGAGCCGCAGATTGCCGCTACCGGCCACGGCATTCCGATGCACGGGGAAGAGCTGCGCCGGCAGCTGCACGAGCTGGCTTTGCACTTTGAGCAGCGGGCCGTGCCCGCGCAGGGCCGCTACGTGGGCCACCCGGCCGTCGCCGACGAAACCGGTGTAGTGTCGGTGCCGCCGGCCACGGAAAGCCTCCTGCCCAAGTGGGTTATCGGGGCGGCGCTGGTCGGGGGCCTGGGCTACCTGCTGCTGCGCGACAAACCCAAAGCCCGGCGCGGCCACCACGAATACGCCGAGCGGTACGCCCGCCGGCACCGCGACTCCTACGAGTTCTAA
- a CDS encoding thiol-disulfide oxidoreductase DCC family protein — protein sequence MAPPAATILFDGVCNLCNGFVQFIIRRDPAGRFRFASLQSEAGRALLAEHGLVLPATGPETVLLIDDKRVYSHSTAVLRVARHLGGAWPLLTVFQLVPAVLRDAAYRFVARNRYRWFGQREACWLPTPELKQRFLL from the coding sequence ATGGCCCCTCCGGCAGCTACCATTCTTTTCGATGGGGTGTGCAACCTCTGCAATGGGTTTGTGCAGTTTATCATCCGGCGCGACCCGGCCGGCCGCTTCCGGTTTGCTTCCCTGCAGTCGGAGGCGGGCCGCGCGCTGCTCGCCGAGCATGGCCTGGTCCTGCCCGCCACGGGTCCCGAAACGGTGCTGCTCATCGACGATAAGCGGGTGTATAGCCACTCGACGGCCGTGCTGCGCGTTGCGCGCCACCTGGGCGGGGCCTGGCCGCTGCTCACGGTGTTCCAGCTGGTGCCCGCCGTTCTGCGCGATGCGGCCTACCGCTTCGTGGCCCGCAACCGCTACCGGTGGTTTGGGCAGCGCGAGGCCTGCTGGCTGCCTACCCCCGAGCTGAAACAGCGGTTCCTGCTCTAA